The region ACCCGCCCTCGGCGAACCCGGCGGCCAGGTCCTCCGGGGTGTAGAGGTGCGTCGGCTGGGTCGGGTACGGCAACCCGGAGAACGGAGGCACCACGTTCGCGCCGCGCCGGACCAGGTCGGCGCCGACGTCCCGGGACGCGAAGCGGCAGCCCACGAAGAGGGTGCCGGCGACGTCGATCCCGGTCAGGTCGGGCACCGGCGCGAGGTCGAGCCGCAGGCCCTGCACGGTCAGTCCGGTCAGTCGGCCGGTGGCCAGCTGCCGGTGCAGCTCGTCCGGGGTCTGGATCTCGCCGGCGTGCAGGTGCGGCTCGATGACGTCGGCGGGAGGTGGGGTCGGCACCGGGCCATCCTGCCCCTTTGCCGGGGCCGGTCAAACCTCGGGCCCGGACGGAACGACAGGAGCCCGGTGACCGTGGCCACCGGGCTCCTGCGTTACCGGTTCCTGGGGAGGCTCCGGACCATTAGTTGTAGTGGAAAACACCTGACGGCGGCATAGGCCGCAGGCGTGACCAACTCCTCAGCCGTTCAGCGGAACGTGTCGGCCGACCCGCTCGCGTGTCGCCCTGTCCAGCGGGTTGAATGGGGCGATGCAGAACCTTTTGCCAGAGCCACCGGCTACCCGCCTGCCCGCGAACGACGAGGCCGACGCCGCCCTGGCTGCCGCCGACGAGGCCGGCACCGACGAGGCGTTCGCCGCCGTGGCGGCCGGCTTCCCGACCTTCAGCGCGGCCTGGGCGGAGCTCGCGGCCCGGGCGTTCGCGCAGGACCAGGTGGTCACGGCGTACGCCTACGCGCGCACCGGCTACCACCGCGGCCTCGACCAGCTGCGTCGCAGCGGTTGGAAGGGGCACGGCCCGGTGCCGTGGTCGCACGAGCCCAACCGGGGCTTCCTCCGCTGCCTCTACGTGTTGTCCCGGGCCGCGGACGAGATCGGCGAGGCCGACGAGGCGGCCCGCTGCGCCCAGTTCCTGCGCGACTGCGACCCGGAAGCAGCGGACGCGCTGGCCAGCAACTGACCCGATCCGACGGCCGGCCCGACACCCGGGCCGGCCGTCGGTGGCCTACAGCCCCTCGGCGACCGCCGCGGCGATCTTCAGCCAGGCGTCCCGGGTGGCGGAGGAGAGCCCGCCGTAACGGATCGGCTCGCCCGTGTCGATGAGTCGTTCGTAGGGGGCCAGCAGCACCGCCCGGGTACGGGCCGCGAAGTGCTCCTGGATGGCCGGTAGGTCGATCTCCTTGCGGGACGGCGGCATCGACACCACCGTCACGGCCTGCCGGACCAGCCGTTGCCGGCCGCTCTGCTCCAGGTGGTCGAGCATCCGGGCGGCGGTCTCCGCCGAGTCGTTACGGGCCGACATGGTGACCACCAGTTGGTCGGTGGCGTCCATCGAGGCCTGCCAGTTCTGTGCCCGGACGTTGTTCCCGGTGTCCACGAAGATCAACTTGTAGAACCGACTGACCACCTCGCGGATCTCGGCGAACGCGGCAGCGGTCAACATCTCGCCACCCGTGGCCGACTCGTCCGAGGCCAGGACGTCGAACATCCCCTCGCCCTGTGAGCGCACGTACTGCGACAGGTCGCCGACCCGCCCGTGCGCGCCCTGGAACTGCCCGAGGTCACGCAGCATGTCCCGGACCGTGCGGGAGTGGAAGTCCTGCTGGGCGCGCATCCCCAGGGTGCCCTGGGTCTCGTTGTTGTCCCACGCCAGCACGTAGCCACCGCGCTTCTGGCCGAACGTCATCGCGAGCAGCAGGATGGCCACCGTCTTACCGGCACCGCCCTTCGGATTGACCACGGTCACCTGCCGCAGCCCGCCGAAGTTGCGGCGCACCATCTCGATGTCCCGCTTGAGTTCCTGCTCGTGCCGGCCCGGGGAGAGCCGGAGCAGGCCCATCTTGTTGACCACCGCGCGTACACCCATGGTCGCGACCGGGTCGGCGGGCCGCACCTGCCGGCGTCGGCTGAAGTCCTCGGCGGTCGGCACCGGTGTGGACTCCGGAGTCCAGCTCGCGTCCGGGTAACCGGTGGTGTCCGGGTAGCCGGTGGCCGGCACCCGGGTCACTCCCTCGGCCTCCTGGTAGGGCTGACCAGGCGGGGCGCCGGGCGTGCCCTGTTGCCACGGCGGCGGGTACCAACCAGGGGAGGGCGGGTACGGCCCGGGCGGCGCGGCCGGCTGAGGAGCCTGCTGCGGCGGGTTGCCGAACCGGGTCAGGTCGGGCGGGGGCGGGATCGACGCCGGGCTGACCTGACCAGGGATCGCCGGGCCGACCGACGGCCCGGCCGGATCGGGGCCGGCGTGCGTGACCCCGGGATGCGGCCCCGGCGGAGCGGGGATCGGGGGCGTCGTGGCGGCGGGTTCGTCGTGGGACGGTGCCCCCGCTGGGCGTTGCGGCGGGTACGCCCACGGCGACTCGTTGGCCGGCCGTCCCGCCGCCGCCACGGCGGACGCGTCGTCTCCACTGCCGTCAGCCGAGGGCGCCGGCGCGGTCGGCGGGGAGTCTGCCGGCGCGCGACCGGTGGCGCTGCCGCGGCCGGCGGGCGTGTCAGCCCCCGCAGGGCCGGCTGGCGTGTCAGCCCCCGCAGCGCGGTCAGTGGATGTGCCAGCCGCGGTGGGGCGGTCCAGGGTGAAGGGCAGGTCCAGGTCGACGCCGCCCGGGACGACGTCGTTCGCGGGAGGGTCGCCCGCCTGCGGCGTGCCATCGGTCCCCGGCGGCCCGGTTGGCGTCGACGCGGCGGGCGGATCGGCCGGTGGCGGCCAGCTCGCCTGCGCAGGCGCCCATCCCGACCCTGCGCCTGGGCCCCACGCCCCGGGCGGTGGAACGGCACCGCTGAGCGACGGGTAGTCGGACGGGGACGGGGGTGGCAGGGGTGCTGCCCCGGGCTGGCCGGGGACCGGAGGCCGGTTGATCGGCGGCGCGGCCACCGGTGGTGTCACCGGTCCGGACGCGACCGGCGGCGGCGCGGTGCGCTGCTCGGCGACCGCCGCCCACGGTGGTACGACCTTCCCCGCGCCCTGGTCGGTCGGATCCGGTGGCCAGAGTGGTTCGATGTCCCGCTCCGGCACCGGCTGCTGGCCGTGCACCTGTGCCCGGTCGGCGTTCTCGTCCATTACGGCCCTCCCCAGTCCTCCTGCGAGGATAGGCGCAACCACCCACGGAGGGCGGTCGGCGCAGCCGAGGTCGGCCGCTCTACCCGGCCGAGGTCAGCTCGACGACCAGACTGCCCAGGCGCCCGGCTCGACCCACCAGGAACGCTTCCGGGTCAGCTCGCCCTCGACACCATCGTCGAGGTACGGCACCTTCCCCTCCCGTGGCAGCACCGAAACCGCCCGGCCACGGGCCCGCCGGACTTCGAGGCGTACCCGCTTGCGACCCAACGCCGAGCGGACGACCACCGGCACGGCGACCGCGACCTCGACCAGGCCGTCGGCCGGGTCCGGCGCGGTCAGCAGCGTCACATCATCGAGCGTCGCGTACCCGCCGGCGTTGCCCACCGCGCAGGCCAGCAGCGGTTCGTCACCGTCGCTGAGGATCGTGTCGTCCACCTCCACCCGGGCACGCCACTGCAGCGGCCGGCCGGCGTCGTCGGCTGCGCCGAGCAACGCGCCGTCCAGCGTCACCGAGCCGGCGTCGTTGCGCAGCAGATCCAGTCGGCGCGGCGTGCCGTCCAGCACCGCAGCGGCCACCGCCGCCGGGTCACGGGGCAGCCCGAGCTGCGCGGCCAGGTCCCGCTGGGTGCCACCACGGGCCGGATCGAGCGGGAGTACGGCCACCGGCGGCAGGTCGGGCAGGGTCCGGTCACCGGGCAGATCAGCCGGACGCCGGCTCGGCGCCGGGGCGTACCGCCGCACCAGCCGACGCAGCACGGCGCGCAGCTGCCCGTCGCTGGCCGTCGCGACGACCAGCCGGGTCTTGCCGTCCGGATCCGGCCAGGTCAGCCCGTCCGGGCGGGGCGGACCGTCGAGCCGGGCCAGCACCGCGTCGATCTCCGCATCGGAGCGGGCGGTGACCATCTCCACCCGGGCGCCGCGCGTGTTCAGCGCGTCGGCGCAGGCCAGCACCGGCACCCGTGGGCGCTCGGTGGCGCAGCGCTCGGTGTCACCGACCGCCTGACCGGTGTCGACCTCGCTGTTCGGGCCGGTGTCGGTCTGGCGGGTCGGAGCGGTGTCGGCCTCGGCCGCACCGCCGCAGCAGGCCCCTCCGCTGCCACAGCCCCCGGGAGCATCGCGCTCCGAACCGAGGGTGAGCAGCACCACGTCGTACACGGAAGGAGCCTCCTGCCTCTCGACGCGACCCCTGCCGGCCGCGCCGTCACTACTTGTTAACCTGACACCCCGGGCTCGCCAACCGGTCGCCACCTGGCACCCGAGCCTTCTGGAGGCGGAAAAGATGCCAGCGATCGTGCTCCTTGGCGCTCAGTGGGGCGACGAGGGCAAGGGCAAGGTTACCGACCTGCTGGGTGAGCGGGTCGACTACGTCGTGCGCTACTCCGGCGGCAACAACGCCGGCCACACGGTGATCACCCCGGACGGCCAGAAGTACGCACTGCACCTGATGCCCTCCGGAGCGCTATCACCGAACGCGATGATCGTCATCGGCAACGGTGTGGTGGTCGATCCGAAGGTGCTGCTCGCCGAGATCGACGGCCTGGCCGAACGCGGCGTCGACGTGTCCCGGTTGCGGATCTCCGGCGACGCGCACCTGATCATGCCGCACCACCGGGCGTTGGACCGGGTGATCGAGCGCTACCTCGGCTCGTCCCGGATCGGCACCACCGGCCGGGGCATCGGCCCCGCGTACGGTGACAAGGTCGCCCGGATCGGCATCCGGCTGCAGGACCTGCTCGACCCGGGCATCCTGCGCAAGAAGCTGGAACTCGCCCTGCGCGAGAAGAACCAGATCCTGTTCAAGGTCTACAACCGCAAGGCGATCGACCTCGAGGCGACCGTGCAGGAGTACCTGGAGTACGCGGAGCGGCTCAAGCCGTACATCGCGGAGACCCGGGCGATGCTCTGGGACGCCCTGGACCGGGACGAGACGGTGCTGCTGGAGGGCGCGCAGGCCACCATGCTCGACATGGACCACGGCACGTACCCCTTCGTGACGTCGTCCAACCCCACCGCCGGTGGCGCGTGCGTGGGCGCCGGCATCCCGCCGACCGCGATCAGCAAGGTGATCGCGGTGAGCAAGGCGTACACGACCCGGGTCGGTGCGGGGCCGTTCCCGACCGAACTGTTCGACGCCAACGGTGACCACCTGCGCAAGATCGGTGCCGAGTACGGCACGACCACCGGACGGGAGCGCCGGTGCGGGTGGTTCGACGCGGTCGTCGCCCGGTACGCCTGCCGCCTCAACGGCGTCACCGATCTGGTCATCACCAAGCTGGACGTGCTCACCGGCATGCCCAAGGTGCCGATCTGCGTCGGCTACGAGATCAACGGCGTGCGGGTCGACGACATGCCGATGAGCCAGACGGACTTCCACCACGCCAAGCCGGTCTACGAGGAACTCGACGGCTGGTGGGAGGACATCACCAAGGCCCGCACGGCCGAGGACCTGCCCGAGAACGCCCGCCGCTACATCGCGCGGATCGAAGAACTCTGCAACGCCAAGGTGAGCGTCGTAGGCGTAGGCCCAGGCCGAGACGAAAACGTCATCCTGAACCCCCTCCTCCCCTAACCCCCCACCCCCCACCCCCACCCCCACCCCCACCCCCACCCCCACCCCCCACCTCCCCTCCGCGTTGATCATGAAGTTATTGCCACGACACGCCGACACGACTGGCAATAACTTCATGATCGACGCGCACTGATCGCCTGGTTATCCACAGGGGCGAAGTGGTTGTCCACAGGGGACTGCTTCAGGTTGCGGGTTGGGCCAGGGTGGCCGGGTGGACGCGTTGGATGTGGTGCGGCGGGTTGCTGCCGTGCGGGACGGAATCGTGACTCTCGGGCAGGCGCGCGCGGCCGGCCTGACCACGCATGAGGTGCAGCGGCTCTGTCGGGCTGGACGCTGGCGGGCCGTGGCGCGTGGCACCTATCTGGTGGACGCTGACCTGTACGACGGAATCCCACGAGCGGCGCGGATCAGGGCTGCGGTGGCCTCCTTCGGGCCAGCGGCAGCCGCTGTGCTCGCAACGGCTGCCGAACTGCACGGGCTGGCCGGTCTGCGCGCAACTGACGTGATTGACCTGTCGGTGCCGGGCCCGATCGCCAGGCCATCCCGGCTCGGCCACCCGGAGGTGGTGGTCCATCAGTTGGTCATCAAGCCCGAGCAGCTTGTCCGGGTGAACGGAGTCACCGCTACCGACCCGCTGCGAACCCTTGCTGACGTGAGCCTGCGGGTCGATCGTTTTTCGGCGGTGAGCGTGCTGGATTCGGCGCTGAATCGTCGGCTCGTGACGACCGATGACCTGCTTTCCGTTCAGCGGCTCATTCGCGGACGGCGCGGTGCGGTCGCGGCACGCGGCTATCTCAGCGAGGCCGATGGCCGTTCACAGTCCCCGCTTGAGACGCGGACCCGACTGCGCTGCGTGGACGGGAAAGTGCCACCCGACGCACTGCAACTTGAGATCCGCGATGAGGACGGCTACCTGTTGGGGATCGGCGATCTCGGCTGGCGTGGTCCCCAGGTCATCGCCGAGGCCGACGGACGCGGCCCACACGGTGCCCCGGAGGCCGCCTACGCCGACCGTCGCCGCCAGAATCGCCTGGTCAACGCCGGCTGGACCGTCCTCCGCTTCACCTGGCAGGACACCCTCCGCCCCGATTACATCCCCTGGACGGTCCGCCAAGCGATCACGGTCGCCCGGCGCCGGTGACCGCCACGGCTGATCATGAAGTTACTGCCATGACACGCCGCGGTGGAGGGCAATAACTTCATGATCAACGGCAGGGTGAGGGGGGACAGTAGGATCTCGGGGGTGCGGGTTCTCTTGGTGGGTGGTGGCGGGCGGGAGCATGCGCTCGCGCTCGGGCTGGTGGCGGATTCGGGCGTCTCTGCGCTGATTGCCGCGCCGGGCAATCCGGGGATCGCCAGCGTGGCTGAGCTGCGGGCGGTCACTGCGACAGATCCGGCGGCGGTGGCGGCGTTGGCCGTGGAGACCGCGGCTGACCTGGTGGTGATCGGGCCGGAGGCGCCGCTGGTCGCCGGGGTGGCCGACGCGGTCCGCGCCAAGGGCATCCCCGTGTTCGGCCCGTCCGGTGCGGCCGCCCAGCTCGAGGGCTCCAAGGCGTTCGCCAAGGACGTGATGACCGCCGCCGGCGTACCGACCGCCCGGGCGTACGTCTGCACGGACGACGAGAGCACCGCGCGGGCGCTGGACGAGTTCGGCGCCCCGTACGTGGTGAAGGACGACGGGCTGGCCGCCGGCAAGGGCGTGGTGGTGACCGACGACCGGTCGGCCGCGCTGGCGCACGCCCGTGAGTGTGGACGGGTCGTGGTCGAGGAGTTCCTCGACGGCCCGGAGGTCAGCCTCTTCGTGGTCACCGACGGCGAGGCGGCGCTGCCGCTGGTGCCGGCACAGGACTTCAAGCGGCTCGGCGACGGCGACACCGGGCCGAACACCGGCGGCATGGGCGCGTACGCACCGCTGCCCTGGGCGCCGGCCGGCCTGGTCGACGAGGTCATGCGGGACGTGGTCCACCCGACGCTCGCGGAGATGCGTCGCCGGGGCACCCCGTTCGCCGGTCTGCTCTACGTCGGGCTCGCGATCACCGCCGCCGGCCCGCGGGTGATCGAGTTCAACGCGCGCTTCGGCGACCCGGAGACCCAGGTGGTGCTGGCGCTGCTGGAGACGCCGCTGGGCGGGCTGCTGCACGCGGCTGCCACCGGCACGCTGGCCGCGCACCCGCCGCTGCGGTGGCGTGACGGCAGCGCGGTCACAGTGGTGCTCGCCTCCGAGGGCTACCCGGCCACACCACGTACCGGCGATGTCATCACCGGCGCGGACCGGCCGGGCATCATCCACGCCGGCACCGCCCGCCGGGCCGACGACGGCGCGTTGCTCTCCGCCGGCGGTCGGGTCCTCTGCGGTACGGCCACCGGCGCCGACCTGGCCGCCGCCCGGGATGCCGCGTACGCGCTGGTGGACGGGGTGGACCTGGTTGGTTCGCAGCACCGCACCGACATCG is a window of Micromonospora sp. WMMD961 DNA encoding:
- a CDS encoding DUF3151 domain-containing protein, translating into MQNLLPEPPATRLPANDEADAALAAADEAGTDEAFAAVAAGFPTFSAAWAELAARAFAQDQVVTAYAYARTGYHRGLDQLRRSGWKGHGPVPWSHEPNRGFLRCLYVLSRAADEIGEADEAARCAQFLRDCDPEAADALASN
- a CDS encoding chromosome partitioning protein, giving the protein MDENADRAQVHGQQPVPERDIEPLWPPDPTDQGAGKVVPPWAAVAEQRTAPPPVASGPVTPPVAAPPINRPPVPGQPGAAPLPPPSPSDYPSLSGAVPPPGAWGPGAGSGWAPAQASWPPPADPPAASTPTGPPGTDGTPQAGDPPANDVVPGGVDLDLPFTLDRPTAAGTSTDRAAGADTPAGPAGADTPAGRGSATGRAPADSPPTAPAPSADGSGDDASAVAAAGRPANESPWAYPPQRPAGAPSHDEPAATTPPIPAPPGPHPGVTHAGPDPAGPSVGPAIPGQVSPASIPPPPDLTRFGNPPQQAPQPAAPPGPYPPSPGWYPPPWQQGTPGAPPGQPYQEAEGVTRVPATGYPDTTGYPDASWTPESTPVPTAEDFSRRRQVRPADPVATMGVRAVVNKMGLLRLSPGRHEQELKRDIEMVRRNFGGLRQVTVVNPKGGAGKTVAILLLAMTFGQKRGGYVLAWDNNETQGTLGMRAQQDFHSRTVRDMLRDLGQFQGAHGRVGDLSQYVRSQGEGMFDVLASDESATGGEMLTAAAFAEIREVVSRFYKLIFVDTGNNVRAQNWQASMDATDQLVVTMSARNDSAETAARMLDHLEQSGRQRLVRQAVTVVSMPPSRKEIDLPAIQEHFAARTRAVLLAPYERLIDTGEPIRYGGLSSATRDAWLKIAAAVAEGL
- a CDS encoding adenylosuccinate synthase is translated as MPAIVLLGAQWGDEGKGKVTDLLGERVDYVVRYSGGNNAGHTVITPDGQKYALHLMPSGALSPNAMIVIGNGVVVDPKVLLAEIDGLAERGVDVSRLRISGDAHLIMPHHRALDRVIERYLGSSRIGTTGRGIGPAYGDKVARIGIRLQDLLDPGILRKKLELALREKNQILFKVYNRKAIDLEATVQEYLEYAERLKPYIAETRAMLWDALDRDETVLLEGAQATMLDMDHGTYPFVTSSNPTAGGACVGAGIPPTAISKVIAVSKAYTTRVGAGPFPTELFDANGDHLRKIGAEYGTTTGRERRCGWFDAVVARYACRLNGVTDLVITKLDVLTGMPKVPICVGYEINGVRVDDMPMSQTDFHHAKPVYEELDGWWEDITKARTAEDLPENARRYIARIEELCNAKVSVVGVGPGRDENVILNPLLP
- a CDS encoding type IV toxin-antitoxin system AbiEi family antitoxin domain-containing protein — its product is MDALDVVRRVAAVRDGIVTLGQARAAGLTTHEVQRLCRAGRWRAVARGTYLVDADLYDGIPRAARIRAAVASFGPAAAAVLATAAELHGLAGLRATDVIDLSVPGPIARPSRLGHPEVVVHQLVIKPEQLVRVNGVTATDPLRTLADVSLRVDRFSAVSVLDSALNRRLVTTDDLLSVQRLIRGRRGAVAARGYLSEADGRSQSPLETRTRLRCVDGKVPPDALQLEIRDEDGYLLGIGDLGWRGPQVIAEADGRGPHGAPEAAYADRRRQNRLVNAGWTVLRFTWQDTLRPDYIPWTVRQAITVARRR
- the purD gene encoding phosphoribosylamine--glycine ligase; its protein translation is MRVLLVGGGGREHALALGLVADSGVSALIAAPGNPGIASVAELRAVTATDPAAVAALAVETAADLVVIGPEAPLVAGVADAVRAKGIPVFGPSGAAAQLEGSKAFAKDVMTAAGVPTARAYVCTDDESTARALDEFGAPYVVKDDGLAAGKGVVVTDDRSAALAHARECGRVVVEEFLDGPEVSLFVVTDGEAALPLVPAQDFKRLGDGDTGPNTGGMGAYAPLPWAPAGLVDEVMRDVVHPTLAEMRRRGTPFAGLLYVGLAITAAGPRVIEFNARFGDPETQVVLALLETPLGGLLHAAATGTLAAHPPLRWRDGSAVTVVLASEGYPATPRTGDVITGADRPGIIHAGTARRADDGALLSAGGRVLCGTATGADLAAARDAAYALVDGVDLVGSQHRTDIAATAIEGRITVPGGAPQP